The following is a genomic window from Onthophagus taurus isolate NC chromosome 1, IU_Otau_3.0, whole genome shotgun sequence.
GTTGGTGTGTAAAAATTGGCAACATTCCTATTATTTAttcctcaaaaattaaaactgaaaatCATACAATTACATCTAACCCAACTTATAGTATCTCCTTATAATGGGaaatatcaaaactttaaaaaatcgtggagaCTTTATTTATGAGAATGAAGAAATCAAATATACTCTTATACTAATCGGTAATAATCGGACTTTAATTGCAATAGTAAAGAAAAcagttatatatcaaattgaagtTTAAAGTATACTCTTCAATATGGTATGTATTAATCGGTTACTTTTTattcagaaaaattaaaattgaaaattccacattttcatataatacAACTTCTTCTTgactttaattttgataataaaggAATGAGTTATATAACATATTAAAGTTTGAATCTCGGGGTTAATCTCCGCTTTCTAAAAAGTACACAAggaaagtaataaataacacCTTTTAGATGgcatgaaaatttcatatacaagaaaattaaatgatttctttatgTGCAGATTACACATCATTATACACAAATCTAGGAGATATTTAATGATGATGAAAACTATGAAACAAttcaaataatatataaaatttaaaatgtatatttaaaaaatgatgagcaaaatgaaaaaaaattataaattgtcaaattaattGATATGATGACCTTTTTTTAGTTTACCTTGAAACGAGTAAGGAaatggataattttcaaaaaatcataacattgttatttatgaatcattgttatttatttgtctcatattacaaaaaaataaataaaatctatcaaattaattttcaattattttattaattatagttaaAGTGAAGTTAAAGTACactttagatttctttttttaataaagaacttATTTAAGTGTAAGCATTTGATTTACTCAATGCACTGataatgttaataacattttcaataagttATTTCAAGTCTTTAAGTACATAAGCTTGTTCTCTCCAAAAAACTCGATAGatcaatttataaaatgaaattatttttatttatttgatgatTAGTAACGTTTTAATTCGCTTAATGCGACCCAGTTCTCACCAAAAAATAATCTCCATACCTAATTGACGTAACATTAGCAAGCGTAGCCTTAAATTCACGGTCCGAAGATCTTACAATGTCACCAAATTCGCTCTTCCATATCGCCGActttaataacaacaaaattaagcTATGCAAAATAACTTTCTATGTATTTTTTCCGTATCTACtccttaaatttaaatcattttttttttatttttaaacagcAGCCTAAATTGGAAACTATTACAAGAGAAAcaatagaaacattcagagGACCCAAAACTGAATACAAAGTAACCACCGAGAAAAGGGACGAACAAAAATCTACTGAAGACCTTATTATCTCTATTGTTTCTAAAAAGAAGAAACCTCAAAAAACGATAACACCAAGGGTTTGTTATTCTATATTTATTTgcttcaatttaattaaattaaatggatTAGACGTTTAAAGACGATGTAACAATTTACAATTTCTGAAATTGATATGTTTATTGTTGTTTAAAGGCGCGTTGTAGGCGATACCGTTGTTCTCAATTAGCAAAGCCTATTAAGCGTGAGTGGGTTTATCAAAATAAGCTTAACGATCTATTATTTAGCACGAGTACAATGAAGTGTATTCGAAATATgcctatatttttttctatttcgtAAAAAAGTAGCGATAACATTTATCTTAACGGAAATGATTCAGTCCgttttaatagtttatttaaaataattaaatagtattcattttaatttaatataattaattattaatctaCAACTGTCGATGATATTTATTTGtcattaatcaaaaataattcaaatcgaaattattatttcttcataACATTCCAAATTCTCAGTTGCAAAAATCATTATGCGCGAAGTACTGTTTAATACTATCATTGACATACTCAATTTTCTGagtacaaataattttttgttataaaactaCAAATATTTGAACACTCAAATTAATCATGTGTTTAACATTACATTGGTTTTATAGTATGATGGGCGCAGTAGATTCTCGACAGAtattaattatcataataatgattttttttatttttagaaaagaaaaccAATAATGGATTTCAACGAAGAGTGTCTTAAAGCCCACAATCAATACAGAGAAAAGCACGATGCTGaaccattaaaattaaacgcgGAAATGTGTAAATCTAGTCAATCGTGGGCAGATGAACTGATGAAAAGGGGTGTTTTAGAACATAGCCCTGGAACTAAATACGgcgaaaatatttattgcgTTCAATCTACTAATGTCAATTTTATCGTTCCTGGTAATGAACCAGTTGATAACTGGTACAAAGAaagtaaaatgtttatatttggTGAAGAACCGTTTGATTTATCATCCGGTCATTTTACTCAAGTAGTTTGGAAAGACTCGAAACATTTAGGTATTGGTATGGCGAAGCAAAATGGCAGAGTTATAGTCGTTTGCAATTATTATCCTCCTGGAAATGTAGTCGGAGAGTTTTCAAACAACGTATTTCCTATAACTACACATTCCGATGACTCGACGTCATTAGAACAAAGTTTATCAAATCTTGTCGTAAATTCAGAACACAACGAAGTACAGCCTACACCAAAAGAATCTGagtctaaaaaaattaatgatatcgTTAAAGGTGATttccaaaatgattttttaatagcGCACAATGATTACAGAGCCAAACACGGTGTCGAAGGTTTATTGCTGGACGAAAACCTTTGCAAACAAGCTCAAAAATGGGCGGAAGATTTGGCTGCACGTAATGTGTTGGAACATCGTAAAAACTCACCCTACGgggaaaatatttattgtatgTACTCCAGTGAtcccaatttcaaaataactGGACATACTCCAGTTGATACTTGGtacgaagaaaaaaaagatCATCCGTTTGGAAAAGAACCAACCAGTTTAAAAACTGGTCATTTTACTCAAGTTATTTGGAAAAACAGCAAACTTTTAGGAGTTGGTTGGGCTAAAAGTAGACAAGGTTATATTTATGTTGTTGCAAACTATAATCCAGCGGGTAATTTTGTTGGAGAATACGTTAAGAACGTTCCGGATGTCATCGACGAAactcaaaatcaattaaagcAGGAAAATGGCGATCATGCCGCTGCCAATTCATTGTTGGATGGTTCACCTCTTTCGGAGATAAGTAGTGAATTTTCTCAGTTCCAACTTgatgctttaaaaattcataatgaATTTAGAAGAAAACATGGAGTACCgccattaaaattgaataaagaGGTAGGTGTATTTTAAATCACATTGCTgccataattttaatatttggtCAAGCAACTCTTCAAGAGAATTACGATCACTCCTACGATTACtttagtatatttttttaatttatatccgGTTGCTTTCACTCTCTATTCTTATTGCTGTtagaaaattcatttttactttCGTTTTCTATAACCATTGTAAGATGCTGTAACGGATAAAATCATCGTTGAAGACAGAACAGTGTTATGgctaaatgaaatttatttaaagtggTTTGATGGTTATACCCCAGTAAACAAGAAACATCtgtgaaacatttcaattttgacgtacATTTCTTTACAAATGTGTCTGAAACATGTCTGGATCGCGGTGACGCGGTCAGCATCTTGTCACGTCTTGTTCTAGTGTGTTTTGTTGTTCTCAGTTCTAATCGTTCGAGTATTGGTTTAGAATGGCGCAA
Proteins encoded in this region:
- the LOC111413147 gene encoding uncharacterized protein isoform X4 — encoded protein: MDFNEECLKAHNQYREKHDAEPLKLNAEMCKSSQSWADELMKRGVLEHSPGTKYGENIYCVQSTNVNFIVPGNEPVDNWYKESKMFIFGEEPFDLSSGHFTQVVWKDSKHLGIGMAKQNGRVIVVCNYYPPGNVVGEFSNNVFPITTHSDDSTSLEQSLSNLVVNSEHNEVQPTPKESESKKINDIVKGDFQNDFLIAHNDYRAKHGVEGLLLDENLCKQAQKWAEDLAARNVLEHRKNSPYGENIYCMYSSDPNFKITGHTPVDTWYEEKKDHPFGKEPTSLKTGHFTQVIWKNSKLLGVGWAKSRQGYIYVVANYNPAGNFVGEYVKNVPDVIDETQNQLKQENGDHAAANSLLDGSPLSEISSEFSQFQLDALKIHNEFRRKHGVPPLKLNKELCDQAKSWATECARLKQMSHRRNNKYGENIFSMYSSDFSHEPSARDVIRKWYDEVEEYTFGAEKINFGTLHFTQVVWRGTTEFGIDMAKNDKGYTYVVANYKPRGNIVGQFVANVSAPKIKSQWSVPK
- the LOC111413147 gene encoding uncharacterized protein isoform X2 codes for the protein MVRKTDQRTFASMKKGEQPKLETITRETIETFRGPKTEYKVTTEKRDEQKSTEDLIISIVSKKKKPQKTITPRKRKPIMDFNEECLKAHNQYREKHDAEPLKLNAEMCKSSQSWADELMKRGVLEHSPGTKYGENIYCVQSTNVNFIVPGNEPVDNWYKESKMFIFGEEPFDLSSGHFTQVVWKDSKHLGIGMAKQNGRVIVVCNYYPPGNVVGEFSNNVFPITTHSDDSTSLEQSLSNLVVNSEHNEVQPTPKESESKKINDIVKGDFQNDFLIAHNDYRAKHGVEGLLLDENLCKQAQKWAEDLAARNVLEHRKNSPYGENIYCMYSSDPNFKITGHTPVDTWYEEKKDHPFGKEPTSLKTGHFTQVIWKNSKLLGVGWAKSRQGYIYVVANYNPAGNFVGEYVKNVPDVIDETQNQLKQENGDHAAANSLLDGSPLSEISSEFSQFQLDALKIHNEFRRKHGVPPLKLNKELCDQAKSWATECARLKQMSHRRNNKYGENIFSMYSSDFSHEPSARDVIRKWYDEVEEYTFGAEKINFGTLHFTQVVWRGTTEFGIDMAKNDKGYTYVVANYKPRGNIVGQFVANVSAPKIKSQWSVPK
- the LOC111413147 gene encoding uncharacterized protein isoform X1, with product MTTTTATATPHKSPRKRYIFPTNLTDLNRFRKTVHGHDGSSRIVMVRKTDQRTFASMKKGEQPKLETITRETIETFRGPKTEYKVTTEKRDEQKSTEDLIISIVSKKKKPQKTITPRKRKPIMDFNEECLKAHNQYREKHDAEPLKLNAEMCKSSQSWADELMKRGVLEHSPGTKYGENIYCVQSTNVNFIVPGNEPVDNWYKESKMFIFGEEPFDLSSGHFTQVVWKDSKHLGIGMAKQNGRVIVVCNYYPPGNVVGEFSNNVFPITTHSDDSTSLEQSLSNLVVNSEHNEVQPTPKESESKKINDIVKGDFQNDFLIAHNDYRAKHGVEGLLLDENLCKQAQKWAEDLAARNVLEHRKNSPYGENIYCMYSSDPNFKITGHTPVDTWYEEKKDHPFGKEPTSLKTGHFTQVIWKNSKLLGVGWAKSRQGYIYVVANYNPAGNFVGEYVKNVPDVIDETQNQLKQENGDHAAANSLLDGSPLSEISSEFSQFQLDALKIHNEFRRKHGVPPLKLNKELCDQAKSWATECARLKQMSHRRNNKYGENIFSMYSSDFSHEPSARDVIRKWYDEVEEYTFGAEKINFGTLHFTQVVWRGTTEFGIDMAKNDKGYTYVVANYKPRGNIVGQFVANVSAPKIKSQWSVPK
- the LOC111413147 gene encoding uncharacterized protein isoform X3, which gives rise to MCLTLHWFYSMMGAKRKPIMDFNEECLKAHNQYREKHDAEPLKLNAEMCKSSQSWADELMKRGVLEHSPGTKYGENIYCVQSTNVNFIVPGNEPVDNWYKESKMFIFGEEPFDLSSGHFTQVVWKDSKHLGIGMAKQNGRVIVVCNYYPPGNVVGEFSNNVFPITTHSDDSTSLEQSLSNLVVNSEHNEVQPTPKESESKKINDIVKGDFQNDFLIAHNDYRAKHGVEGLLLDENLCKQAQKWAEDLAARNVLEHRKNSPYGENIYCMYSSDPNFKITGHTPVDTWYEEKKDHPFGKEPTSLKTGHFTQVIWKNSKLLGVGWAKSRQGYIYVVANYNPAGNFVGEYVKNVPDVIDETQNQLKQENGDHAAANSLLDGSPLSEISSEFSQFQLDALKIHNEFRRKHGVPPLKLNKELCDQAKSWATECARLKQMSHRRNNKYGENIFSMYSSDFSHEPSARDVIRKWYDEVEEYTFGAEKINFGTLHFTQVVWRGTTEFGIDMAKNDKGYTYVVANYKPRGNIVGQFVANVSAPKIKSQWSVPK